The genomic stretch TCAGATGCCACATTTTTGATCCTGAGATCACCACCAAGCTGAGAATATCCCtaggttttcccagcaccacatGTGTCAACAAATCTTACAGGATTGCATTCTTCTCTTACATCATTTATGCATTAATAGGCAAGAAGTCTCACCTGTGATGCTGGGTCCAGCTTACAATCACACAATGGAaacccctgcctccttcctccttgTGGGTATTCCAGGACTGCAATCTTCACATCTTTGGCTGGCCATCTCACTGAGTGCCATGTACATCATAGCCCTGTTAGGAAACACCCTCATCGTGACTGCAATCTGGATGGATTCCACTCTGCATGAGCCCATGTATTGCTTTCTGTGTGTTCTGGCAGCTGTGGACACTGTTATGGCCTCCTCGGTGGTACCCAAGATGGTGAGCATCTTCTGCTCAGGAGACAGCTCCATCAGCTTTAATGCTTGTTTCACTCAGATGTTTTTTGTCCACTTAGCCACAGCTGTGGAGATGGGGCTGCTGCTGACCATGGCTTTTGACCGCTATGTAGCCATCTGCAAGCCTCTACACTACAAGATAATTCTCACACCTCAAATGATGCTGGGAATGAATATGACCATCACCATTAGAGCCATCATAGCCATAACTCCACTGAGTTGGATGGTGAGTCATCTACCTTTCTGTGGCTCCAATGTGGTTGTCCACTCCTACTGTGAGCACATAGCTTTGGCCAGGTTAGCATGTGCTGACCCCATGCCCAGCAGTCTCTACAGTCTGATTGGTTCCTCTATTATGGTGGGCTCTGATGTGGCCTTCATTGCTGCCTCCTATATCTTAATTCTCAGGGCAGTATTTGTTCTCTCCTCAAAGACTGCTCAGTTGAAAGCATTAAGCACATGTGGCTCCCATGTGGGGGTTATGGCTTTGTACTATCTACCTGGGATGGCATCCATCTATGCGGCCTGGTTGGGGCAGGATGTAGTGCCCTTGCACACCCAAGTGCTGCTAGCTGACCTGTATGTGATCATCCCAGCCACCTTAAATCCCATCATCTATGGCATGAGGACCAAACAATTGCGGGAGAGAATATGGAGTTATCTGATGCACGTCCTCTTTGACCATTCCAACCTGGGTTCATGAACACAATATCTGTTCAGATCCAGCCAACTTCAAAGATGCCCTGGAGATCTGTAGAGCTTAGTTTACCTGGTGCTACAGGAATTCTAAGATGAAGGTGTAAAGGATATCCTTGCATAACTTTTCAATTACTAGCACGAATGATAATGAAATGTTTCTGATTTTCTGAGGGCTTTCTCAGTGGATTCAATCAACTTGTATCTGAATCAGAGATAAGTTTTGGTAGATAATACACATTTGATTGAACTTACGTTTCCCTGGTCTTTAGGAATGTGCTAGGTTAGGCTGAAGAAGGCACAAAGCCTCTTCCTGCTCCTGCCTCACCAACTCTCAAAATGAAAGACAACAAAGACTGCTCACCATTCTCTTCATGAACAGCTATGTGTCCACTTAAGATCTGGGAAACTGAGAGCATGCAACtgtatttcttagtttttcttttcttttttttttttgtgtgtttacttttaaatttcttttttatttttattttttatttttattatactttaggttttagggtacatgtgcacaatatgcaggtttgttacatatgtatccatgtgccatgttgatttcctgcacccattaactcgtcatttagcattaggtatatctcctaatgctgtccctcccccctcccccaaccccacaacaccAAATAGTTATCTACcctttgccattaaaaataaaaacactagaaaCTTTATAGCTTGTGCCTGTTAACTCTTTTCTGCCAACTTTATTCCTTTCCACAGATGATGCTCAGGCAGAAGACATGAACTTTAAAACATGGCCTCATGCCCCCCTCTAGCCTCTTGTATTTTCAATCCGTTTCAAGTCCCCTGACTCTACTGCCTCTGGTTTATCCTCTATTTGGAGAATATGTCCCTTCTCATACTTTTGTGCTCAGGTGCATGCCCCATCTCCAGTTGAAAAACTCATCTTCTTTGCCCTCCCCTacatc from Nomascus leucogenys isolate Asia chromosome 15, Asia_NLE_v1, whole genome shotgun sequence encodes the following:
- the LOC100603233 gene encoding olfactory receptor 52I2, whose amino-acid sequence is MCQQILQDCILLLHHLCINRQEVSPVMLGPAYNHTMETPASFLLVGIPGLQSSHLWLAISLSAMYIIALLGNTLIVTAIWMDSTLHEPMYCFLCVLAAVDTVMASSVVPKMVSIFCSGDSSISFNACFTQMFFVHLATAVEMGLLLTMAFDRYVAICKPLHYKIILTPQMMLGMNMTITIRAIIAITPLSWMVSHLPFCGSNVVVHSYCEHIALARLACADPMPSSLYSLIGSSIMVGSDVAFIAASYILILRAVFVLSSKTAQLKALSTCGSHVGVMALYYLPGMASIYAAWLGQDVVPLHTQVLLADLYVIIPATLNPIIYGMRTKQLRERIWSYLMHVLFDHSNLGS